Sequence from the Bremerella volcania genome:
CATCAGTCGACGAGCCACTTCCAACAGCGCGGTCGTCCCCGAGGCGTTATCGTCGGCCCCATTGTGAATCTCGTGCGTCAGCGGCGCCAGGCTGCCCGAGCCCCCCATCCCCAGGTGATCGTAGTGAGCCCCGATGAGAATGACTTCGTCCGACGTGGCGTTGGGGGCCTCGATCAGCCCGATCACGTTGTGAATGGTCGCCGTTTCGCGAACGATATCGGTCTCGCCAATCGCCTTCCAATCCCCGAGCGGGCCCACAACTGGCTTCAGCGTGTGATCGATTCCCATCTCAATATCGCTGAGGGACTTACCGAATTGCTTTTTAATCAGCGGCTCAAAGACACCTCGCTTGGCAAACATGACCGGAAAGTTCGGACGACTCGACTCGGCACCAGCCCCGGTCAGGGGAATCACTTCATCCATGCCTTGCTCGAGTTGATCGCCATACTCGGCAATCTTCTTGCCCAGCTTGGTAACATCCTCCAGGTACGCGTTGATTTCTTCCGGCGAATGTTCTTCTTTCGTGGAATACTCTTGCTGACGTTTCACCAGGTCGGCAACGGCCGTTTCGAAAGCGGCTTTCACGTGAGCACGAATCTCTCCGAGACCTTGGGAATCGTTGATCAGGATGACCCCGGCAGCGCCGTTTTGGTAGGCATTGGAAATCTTGCGGCTGAACAAGGCATGCTGCGAGGCTCGCGTTCCGTCGAACACGCTATGCGGATTGCCCTGCTGCGGCTCTTTTCGCAGGATGACGACCACCTTTCCCTTCACGTCGAGGTCGGCGTATTCGTCGTATTCCAGCTTCGGTGCGGAAATCCCGTAGCCGACGAAAACGAGCGGGGCGTCGAACGTACTGCTGCCACCCACTGCCAGAGGTGTGAAGTCGTCACCGAGCTTCAGATCCTTCGTCTCTTCACCAGAGACAAGCTTCAACACATTTTTCTCTTTCGGTCCCATTTCGGATGACACGTTGACCTCGAACTCTTGAAATGGAGTTCCGTTGATCAGGTCGGTTTTCAAACCGATCGCTTCAAATTGTCTGGCAACGAACTGCGAAGCTTCTTCCAGCCCGGCACTACCGATTCCGCGCCCCTTTAGCTTGTCGGAGGCCAGATATCCGAGTGTTTCCTTGAGGCTGGCCACCTTTGCTGCTTCCGTGGCTTCCTCGGCCAAAAGGCCACAGGGAATCGACACAAGCAGCAAAAGAAAAAATATTCGCGAGAGATTGGTGATGTTGAGCATGAATGCGTTTTCCGCGAAGGAGGGATTCACCGATTTGAGGAAAGTTAGGTAACCTTCGATTCTTTTCCGTCGGCCCCGCGGCGTCAACCATTGCCATAGCGCATTGCCAGCGGATGGCCAATCGTCGTAAAATCATATCCGAGTTAAGTTTCAACACGTTTTGTCCGCCGAGTCGTCCTCCCCCGAGAATTCCAGTTTGGCTTCACTATTTGTCATCCAAGGCGACGACCAGGGACGCCGGTTCGAGTTGGCCCGAGACATGATCTCGATCGGTCGAGATCGCGGAAACGAGATCGTTCTGCACGACACCGAGATCTCTCGCCGGCATGCTGAAATCCGCATGAACAATGATGGTTTCATGCTGGTCGACCTGCAAAGCTCGAACGGCTGCTACGTCAATCAGAAGCGTATTACCGAGTGCCAGCTAACCCACGGCGATCGCCTGCAGTTGGGTCATACGCTGATGATCTTCACGCACACGGCGACCGCTCCGACGACACGCCCCATCAGCGTGAGCCTACAGGAACGCCATCGCGAAGGGTCGCGGATCATTCACTCGATTCGCCACGAGGAAGGAAGCCAGATCTTTCTCCCTTCGGAACTCCGCGAGCCAGGCGAATCGCAGCATCTGCAAGACAATCTACAGTTGATCTACGACACCGCCCTGGCGGTCAGCCGTACGCTCGACATCGATCAACTGCTCGACTACCTGCTGGGATTGATCTTCAACTGGGTCGAGGCCGACCGCGCGTGTATCGTGCTGATCGACTCGCAAACCAAGCTACCTGAAGCCAAAGCGCAGCGCGTACGCGAAGGGCGTTCCGGGGTCGACGAATCGATCACCATCAGCCGCACGATTCTCGACTACGTGCTGACCAACCGCGAAGGGGTTCTCACTTCCGACGCTCAGGATGACCAGCGCTGGTCGCCGGAAGGGAGCATCATCAATAGCGGCGTGAACGAAGCGATCTGCGTGCCCATGCAAGGTCGCTACGGCAT
This genomic interval carries:
- a CDS encoding M28 family peptidase yields the protein MLNITNLSRIFFLLLLVSIPCGLLAEEATEAAKVASLKETLGYLASDKLKGRGIGSAGLEEASQFVARQFEAIGLKTDLINGTPFQEFEVNVSSEMGPKEKNVLKLVSGEETKDLKLGDDFTPLAVGGSSTFDAPLVFVGYGISAPKLEYDEYADLDVKGKVVVILRKEPQQGNPHSVFDGTRASQHALFSRKISNAYQNGAAGVILINDSQGLGEIRAHVKAAFETAVADLVKRQQEYSTKEEHSPEEINAYLEDVTKLGKKIAEYGDQLEQGMDEVIPLTGAGAESSRPNFPVMFAKRGVFEPLIKKQFGKSLSDIEMGIDHTLKPVVGPLGDWKAIGETDIVRETATIHNVIGLIEAPNATSDEVILIGAHYDHLGMGGSGSLAPLTHEIHNGADDNASGTTALLEVARRLMAKKDQLRHRVLVIAFTGEEEGLLGSAHYVKEPVVPLDKTLMMFNMDMVGRLNENKLIAMGSGTAEMFEPLLDQLNEKHKFELTKDPGGFGPSDHASFYAKQLPVLALFTGTHNDYHRPSDDADKINYQGMARIIDYGVDFLLAIDKADDRPKYVAVESKQSEMRGGSRPYFGSIPDFTVVGKGYGIQGTSPGSPAAEAGITGGDILIDLGGNRIGGLEDFDAALRKFKAGDKVEVVVLRDGKEVKLTVTLAPPR